One part of the Oceanihabitans sp. IOP_32 genome encodes these proteins:
- a CDS encoding CPXCG motif-containing cysteine-rich protein, whose amino-acid sequence MEEHFFTCPYCWENISMLLDYSVTKQVYIEDCEVCCNPIQISATFLNSELQDFQANSLG is encoded by the coding sequence ATGGAAGAGCATTTTTTCACTTGTCCGTATTGCTGGGAAAATATCTCTATGCTTTTAGATTATTCGGTTACAAAGCAAGTTTATATTGAAGATTGTGAGGTGTGTTGTAACCCTATTCAAATTTCTGCAACTTTTTTAAATTCGGAGTTGCAAGATTTTCAGGCTAATAGCTTAGGATAA
- a CDS encoding GAF domain-containing protein has protein sequence MFNITLNNSPIKYVLSFNKLLEYYDGLAKSEDPFLVLKAKRVLDAQAPYPELREGFTDKSLLKKYENIISIILEDTFSEVLSSNEIKTGSLPYDSLIFNPTKRFKKIMTDAGPGFTPKIRSQGKDVSYIRSAVLLLNLYYGFKLDYSRSYFFDIPDKHGVIRNYRVLYNADFLELLPTEKTKVLTQDDVNELLDNFDDLELWKSKIPPGSFIAKGFVVLNMVDVTDEHSISAMKSAMISSSNAKTSDSLLDDLQETFRSFFGLKAIHTSFVFYDKKLNQFKSLSNNNIRSVILGDEENVSCREALCPETYKFIMEEKRFFNISDVNDSYELGGCFSLYKNMKASAYQSVILAPITNNDDLLGVLEIGSPNKSELNGSIVNKLEVIKPFLVTSVLRANAEQANLIDAVIQNECTAIHPSVYWKFEEEAKNFIKKSKFDEKPTFNEIVFENVNPLYGQIDIKGSSTQRNLAIRRDLTIQLSDIVSILNYALKKAYAAKYEYLIVKTKNYIREINKLLNSSSDQLIFNFITNEINPVFENLKLLGGTINTKILDYQAKIDVKKLAYYDHRNNFDHSVAAINKMFASVIDKEQERAQQIFPHYFERFKTDGIDYNIYIGEALTQNLTFSSTHLRNLRLWQLQLMAEMENRYYYLKSKLPIPLEVTSLILVYGSKLSIRFRTDEKRFDVDGAYNIRYEVIKKRIDKSYIKGKNERLTQPGKLVIVYSQERDRQEYMAYINFLQSKGVFAPQIENVELENLQGITGLKAFRVEFLYDQKRSFEENYWYKDSFDLIE, from the coding sequence ATGTTTAATATAACGCTTAATAATAGCCCAATAAAATATGTTTTAAGTTTTAATAAACTCTTAGAATATTACGATGGTTTAGCCAAAAGTGAAGATCCATTTTTAGTTCTTAAAGCCAAGCGTGTTCTTGATGCTCAGGCGCCTTATCCAGAATTGCGAGAGGGCTTTACAGATAAAAGCTTATTAAAAAAATATGAGAACATCATCTCGATAATTCTTGAAGATACCTTTTCTGAGGTTTTAAGTAGTAATGAAATAAAAACGGGCTCGTTACCTTATGATAGTTTAATTTTTAATCCTACAAAGCGTTTTAAAAAAATAATGACAGACGCAGGTCCTGGTTTTACCCCTAAAATTAGAAGCCAAGGCAAAGATGTGTCTTATATAAGATCGGCAGTTTTATTATTAAATTTATATTATGGTTTTAAGTTAGATTATTCACGTTCGTATTTTTTTGATATTCCAGATAAACACGGGGTTATTCGTAATTATCGGGTGCTTTATAATGCTGATTTTTTAGAACTATTACCTACAGAAAAAACAAAAGTATTAACGCAAGACGATGTTAACGAGTTGTTGGATAATTTTGACGATCTTGAACTTTGGAAAAGTAAAATTCCGCCAGGTAGTTTTATTGCAAAAGGCTTTGTTGTTTTAAATATGGTCGATGTTACCGACGAGCATTCCATATCCGCAATGAAATCTGCAATGATATCGAGCTCAAATGCAAAAACTAGTGATTCTTTATTAGATGATCTTCAAGAGACCTTTCGTTCTTTTTTCGGTCTGAAAGCCATACATACTAGCTTTGTATTTTACGATAAAAAACTAAACCAATTCAAATCATTATCCAATAACAACATTAGAAGTGTTATTTTGGGCGATGAGGAAAATGTCTCGTGCAGAGAAGCGTTGTGTCCAGAAACCTACAAGTTCATCATGGAGGAGAAGCGCTTTTTTAATATTTCTGATGTTAATGATAGTTATGAACTTGGAGGTTGTTTTTCGCTTTATAAAAACATGAAAGCTTCCGCTTATCAAAGTGTAATATTGGCGCCCATAACAAATAATGATGATTTATTGGGTGTTTTAGAAATTGGATCACCAAATAAAAGTGAGCTTAACGGTAGTATAGTTAATAAATTGGAGGTTATTAAGCCGTTTTTAGTCACCTCTGTTTTAAGAGCTAATGCTGAACAGGCTAATTTAATTGATGCTGTTATACAAAATGAGTGTACTGCAATTCACCCTTCTGTGTATTGGAAGTTTGAAGAAGAAGCAAAAAACTTTATAAAAAAGTCTAAGTTTGATGAAAAACCAACATTTAACGAGATAGTTTTTGAAAATGTAAACCCGTTATACGGTCAAATTGATATTAAGGGGTCTTCTACTCAACGAAACTTGGCCATTAGGCGTGATTTAACAATTCAGTTATCAGATATTGTTAGTATATTAAATTATGCATTAAAAAAAGCATACGCCGCAAAATATGAGTATTTAATTGTTAAGACTAAAAACTATATTAGAGAAATTAATAAATTGTTAAACTCCAGTAGCGATCAATTAATTTTTAATTTTATTACTAATGAAATTAATCCAGTATTTGAAAATCTGAAACTATTAGGAGGCACCATTAATACCAAAATTTTAGATTATCAAGCCAAAATCGATGTAAAAAAGTTAGCCTACTACGATCACAGAAATAATTTTGACCATAGTGTTGCAGCCATTAACAAGATGTTTGCTAGCGTAATTGATAAAGAACAGGAAAGGGCACAACAAATATTTCCTCATTATTTTGAGCGGTTTAAGACTGATGGTATCGATTATAACATATACATTGGGGAGGCATTAACTCAAAATCTTACCTTTAGCAGTACACATTTGAGAAATTTAAGGTTATGGCAGTTACAATTGATGGCCGAAATGGAAAACAGATATTATTATTTAAAATCTAAACTTCCAATCCCCTTAGAGGTTACCTCTTTAATTTTAGTTTATGGCTCTAAACTCTCTATACGTTTTAGGACTGATGAAAAAAGATTTGATGTCGATGGCGCGTATAATATAAGATATGAAGTCATTAAAAAACGCATTGATAAATCTTATATAAAAGGCAAAAACGAGCGCTTAACACAACCTGGAAAATTAGTTATTGTCTACAGTCAAGAACGTGATCGACAGGAATATATGGCGTATATAAACTTCTTGCAATCTAAGGGTGTTTTTGCGCCCCAGATAGAAAATGTTGAGTTAGAAAATCTTCAAGGTATTACCGGACTAAAGGCTTTTAGAGTCGAATTTTTATATGATCAGAAACGTAGTTTTGAGGAGAACTACTGGTATAAAGACTCCTTTGATCTTATCGAATAG
- a CDS encoding Pycsar system effector family protein, translated as MSNIIEKTKHFTTNLFLKKLDSKYVYHNLKHVNRVVKSTMELIDHSELDEEQREVLILTAWLHDIGFTKGHENHEEESSKIASNFLKKEGYPEEKIKKVTDCILATKRGYTPQNILEKIIRDADCSHFGKTNFAETSEYLRQELALLNIASYSKKEWDQINIDMLTTEHRFYTEYAKTNWNKVKKKNLKKLIKQKNLKKEIEIKESLKAKYKTESPDRGIQTLFRVTLKNHLTLSDIADTKANILLSVNAIIISLVLSNLITKLDNPSNTYLIYPTAIFVFFSVVSMILAVLATRPNITSGEFTKEDVKNKKVNLLFFGNFHKMKLDDYQWAINELIKDKEYIYSSLTKDLYFLGLVLNRKYKILRWTYTIFIIGIIVSVFAYAMAFKFYGKA; from the coding sequence ATGTCGAATATAATTGAAAAAACTAAACACTTTACTACAAATTTATTTTTAAAAAAATTAGACTCAAAATATGTTTACCACAACTTAAAACATGTAAATCGCGTCGTTAAAAGCACTATGGAATTAATAGACCATAGTGAACTTGATGAAGAGCAACGCGAAGTATTGATCTTAACCGCCTGGTTACATGATATTGGCTTCACCAAAGGACATGAAAACCATGAAGAAGAGAGCAGCAAAATAGCTTCTAATTTTTTGAAAAAAGAAGGTTACCCTGAAGAGAAAATTAAAAAAGTTACAGACTGTATATTAGCTACAAAAAGAGGCTATACACCTCAAAATATTCTTGAAAAGATTATTAGAGATGCAGACTGCTCACATTTTGGAAAAACTAATTTTGCTGAAACCTCAGAATACCTAAGACAAGAACTTGCACTTTTAAACATAGCATCGTACTCAAAAAAAGAATGGGATCAAATCAACATAGACATGCTTACAACCGAGCATCGATTTTATACCGAGTATGCTAAAACCAATTGGAATAAAGTCAAAAAAAAGAATCTTAAAAAATTAATAAAACAAAAAAACCTTAAAAAAGAAATTGAGATTAAGGAGTCTTTAAAAGCCAAATACAAAACCGAAAGCCCAGACCGCGGCATACAAACTTTATTTCGGGTTACGCTTAAAAATCATTTAACACTTAGTGACATTGCCGACACGAAAGCTAATATTCTACTTTCTGTAAATGCCATAATTATTTCGCTCGTTCTGTCTAATCTCATTACCAAACTAGACAATCCGTCTAATACTTATTTAATTTACCCAACTGCCATTTTCGTTTTTTTTAGTGTAGTTTCCATGATTTTAGCGGTTTTAGCTACAAGACCTAATATAACGAGTGGGGAGTTTACAAAGGAAGATGTTAAAAATAAAAAAGTAAATCTTTTATTTTTTGGCAACTTTCACAAAATGAAACTAGACGACTACCAATGGGCCATTAATGAGCTCATAAAAGATAAAGAATATATTTATAGTAGTTTAACCAAAGATCTTTATTTCTTAGGACTTGTACTTAACAGGAAATATAAGATATTAAGGTGGACTTATACGATTTTTATTATCGGTATAATTGTCTCGGTATTTGCTTACGCTATGGCTTTTAAATTTTACGGCAAGGCTTAA